The Paramisgurnus dabryanus chromosome 3, PD_genome_1.1, whole genome shotgun sequence genome includes a window with the following:
- the kcnj4 gene encoding ATP-sensitive inward rectifier potassium channel 12 translates to MRASYDKKIFTAGRSRIRSRFVKKNGQCNVIFSNMDDKPRRYLADIFTTCVDIRWRYLLLIFCSTFLVSWLIFGLIFYSVSLAHGDFESRVASADTGRLMERKPCLLDVEGFIGAFLFSVETQTTIGYGRRCVTEECPVAIVTVVVQSVVGCIVDSFMIGTIMAKMARPKKRNQTLLFSQNAVIALRDGKLRLMWRVGNLRKSHIVEAHVRAQLIRPYVTAEGEFIPLEQTDLNVGYDDGTDRLFLVSPLVIVHEIDEDSPLWGMSRADLESDDFEIVVILEGMVEATAMTTQARSSYLSREILWGHRFEPVIFEDLDRYQVDYARFHKTYEVPSTPTCSAKELKELSGRRSVDSSRSVTPIKRWTRTLPPSHSPSAFCYENEVALCCGEDEGFREGGDVDLIHTDFQKMLQSTGTSGSNALCVLDMDNQIEFDILKSAIPLDPLTYKSESEIR, encoded by the coding sequence ATGAGAGCTAGCTACGACAAAAAGATTTTCACCGCCGGCAGAAGCCGAATACGGAGTCGCTTTGTCAAGAAAAACGGCCAATGCAACGTCATCTTTTCCAATATGGATGACAAACCACGCCGGTACCTCGCTGATATCTTTACTACGTGTGTAGATATTCGCTGGAGGTATCTGCTGTTGATCTTCTGCTCCACCTTTCTAGTGTCCTGGCTCATCTTCGGCCTGATCTTCTACAGCGTGTCTTTGGCTCACGGAGACTTTGAATCGAGAGTCGCCTCTGCCGACACAGGACGCCTGATGGAGCGGAAACCGTGTCTGCTGGATGTCGAGGGTTTTATTGGGGCTTTTCTGTTCTCTGTCGAGACTCAGACCACCATCGGTTACGGACGGCGCTGCGTCACAGAGGAATGTCCGGTAGCGATCGTGACGGTGGTGGTGCAGTCCGTCGTCGGCTGCATAGTTGACTCTTTTATGATCGGCACAATCATGGCCAAGATGGCGCGGCCAAAGAAAAGAAACCAGACTCTGCTTTTCTCCCAGAATGCCGTGATAGCGCTGAGGGACGGTAAGTTGCGTCTGATGTGGCGTGTTGGGAATCTGCGGAAGAGTCACATCGTCGAGGCTCACGTTCGCGCTCAGCTCATTCGTCCGTACGTCACGGCAGAGGGCGAGTTCATCCCCCTTGAGCAGACCGATCTCAACGTGGGCTATGACGATGGCACCGATAGACTTTTCCTTGTATCTCCTCTGGTGATCGTGCACGAGATCGATGAGGACTCGCCGCTCTGGGGAATGAGCAGAGCAGATCTGGAGTCGGACGATTTTGAGATCGTGGTGATTCTGGAGGGAATGGTGGAGGCGACGGCCATGACCACGCAAGCTCGGAGCTCGTATCTGTCTCGGGAGATCCTCTGGGGTCACCGCTTTGAGCCCGTTATCTTTGAGGACCTCGATCGCTATCAGGTCGATTACGCCCGGTTTCACAAAACATATGAAGTACCGTCGACACCCACCTGTAGTGCTAAAGAGCTGAAGGAGCTCAGTGGGCGTCGGTCGGTGGACTCCTCTCGTTCTGTGACACCGATTAAGCGCTGGACTCGAACCCTGCCACCTTCACATTCACCTAGTGCTTTCTGCTATGAGAATGAGGTGGCGCTGTGCTGCGGAGAGGACGAGGGGTTTAGAGAAGGTGGTGATGTAGATCTCATTCACACAGACTTCCAAAAGATGTTGCAGTCCACCGGGACCTCTGGCAGTAATGCGCTGTGTGTACTGGATATGGACAACCAAATAGAGTTTGACATTTTAAAGAGTGCTATACCACTCGATCCACTGACCTATAAGAGCGAGTCTGAGATAAGATGA